From a region of the Streptacidiphilus albus JL83 genome:
- a CDS encoding VOC family protein gives MARDLEVAREFYEPLLGWRFEEGPERWGPYCRAVLDGVAVAGISAVARDWEMPVVWTTYIGAEDIDQVAARVRERTGTMAVGPLAFDAGRLALGTDPQGAGFGIWQGEPGPVQDLERPGSLAWSELRTADAFAAALFYGEVFGWDDAEHFDVIWEHERVLLRSADAPERTLASLNGGGVRAAPDPRFRPRWHVFFAVTDTDRAVRRAVELGGRVATPAEDSPLGRVAQLRDREGGLFWIVTRRG, from the coding sequence ATGGCGCGGGACCTGGAGGTGGCACGGGAGTTCTACGAGCCGCTGCTGGGCTGGCGGTTCGAGGAGGGCCCCGAGCGCTGGGGCCCGTACTGCCGGGCGGTGCTCGACGGCGTCGCGGTGGCCGGGATCAGCGCCGTCGCCCGCGACTGGGAGATGCCGGTCGTCTGGACCACCTACATCGGCGCCGAGGACATCGACCAGGTGGCGGCGCGGGTGCGCGAGCGCACCGGCACGATGGCGGTCGGCCCGCTCGCCTTCGACGCGGGACGCCTGGCGCTGGGCACCGACCCGCAGGGCGCCGGCTTCGGCATCTGGCAGGGCGAGCCCGGCCCGGTCCAGGACCTGGAGCGGCCCGGGTCGCTGGCCTGGAGCGAGCTGCGCACCGCCGACGCCTTCGCCGCCGCCCTCTTCTACGGAGAGGTGTTCGGCTGGGACGACGCCGAGCACTTCGACGTCATCTGGGAGCACGAGCGCGTCCTGCTGCGCAGCGCCGACGCCCCGGAGCGGACGCTGGCCTCGCTGAACGGCGGCGGCGTCCGCGCGGCGCCGGACCCCCGGTTCCGGCCGCGCTGGCACGTCTTCTTCGCCGTCACCGACACCGACCGCGCGGTCCGGCGCGCGGTGGAGCTCGGTGGGAGGGTGGCCACCCCGGCCGAGGACTCGCCGCTCGGGCGGGTCGCCCAACTGCGGGACCGTGAGGGCGGACTGTTCTGGATCGTGACCCGGCGCGGCTGA
- a CDS encoding FUSC family protein, translated as MGAVRRAWDDLWDRFSASDPGLIRLSSALNTVCGILLTLLVLAVAHTAVPLLVTGAMTAMVAAFAISDSRPRDQAVTLGLGFLAALAAVGLGAELYRYRVASDLVFLGLIFAAVYVRRFGPRGTGLGMIGFQLFFVSQFTHAAPSTLLKMYEVMAVAFAASAAVRFGLVRATPERTLHRLRRAFRARLAALVDVLVEIAGAEPGSRADVQAIDLLHTRVARLHQCALMIQSRLEHGTADPRTASLIQRRIAEAEIAAERLGLLLLRAVRLGPDLAATDVTLSLHLSTLLPASVPADPEAAPGAEGAAADRLVRELRELRLLVVRATPGTLAPGAAEVGERMLGYRDDEALPEGTPAVQDVYRGLGDLARAMLGLRLTLEEEPAASEDDSPETARSREELEAEDISLQADEDVSHEPTGIDRPTTRAAFQVTVGSALAILGGELLSAQRWYWAVLTCWVVFLNTSSTGEILMKGYRRLAGTIGGVVAGIGLAALVGGHTWSAFALVVLCIFGMFFTAPLSYMLMSFFVTTMLGLLYTLLHTYSASVLLLRIEETLLGAVCGLIAAVAILPVRTRRRTDDLLVDVLEKLRGTLEQTVAALSGGRPGDLLDAARELDTALDTLRGSVQPLTHPASPLRSRRRRAGYILGLLETCAYHARSLAATAGFVPSALHADPRLADAGRQLDANLEVLADFVRSGGKSRGRLDGSALAPRPDQPPVVPAASTTPTTPTLPAVPAVPTLPAVPVRNDPLVTVRVLRHLQRLNESILGLGRPLGLGPAERSVPPR; from the coding sequence ATGGGAGCGGTGCGTAGGGCCTGGGACGACCTGTGGGACCGCTTCAGCGCCTCGGACCCCGGACTGATCCGGCTGTCCAGTGCGCTGAACACGGTCTGCGGCATCCTGCTCACCCTGCTGGTGCTGGCGGTCGCTCACACCGCAGTGCCGCTCCTGGTCACCGGGGCGATGACGGCGATGGTCGCGGCCTTCGCGATCAGCGACTCCCGGCCGCGCGACCAGGCCGTGACGCTGGGGCTCGGCTTCCTGGCCGCGCTGGCGGCGGTCGGCCTCGGCGCCGAGCTCTACCGCTACCGGGTCGCCTCCGACCTGGTGTTCCTCGGCCTGATCTTCGCCGCCGTCTACGTCAGACGGTTCGGACCGCGCGGCACCGGGCTGGGCATGATCGGCTTTCAGCTCTTCTTCGTCTCCCAGTTCACCCATGCCGCCCCGAGCACGCTGCTGAAGATGTACGAGGTGATGGCCGTCGCCTTCGCCGCCTCGGCGGCGGTCCGCTTCGGGCTGGTCCGGGCGACGCCCGAACGCACCCTGCACCGGCTGCGCCGCGCCTTCCGGGCCCGGCTCGCCGCGCTGGTCGACGTCCTGGTCGAGATCGCCGGGGCCGAGCCGGGGTCGCGGGCCGACGTCCAGGCCATCGACCTGCTGCACACCCGGGTGGCCCGACTGCACCAGTGCGCGCTGATGATCCAGTCCCGGCTGGAGCACGGGACCGCCGACCCGCGCACCGCCTCGCTGATCCAGCGGCGGATCGCCGAGGCGGAGATCGCAGCCGAGCGGCTCGGGCTGCTGCTCCTGCGCGCGGTCCGGCTCGGCCCCGACCTGGCCGCCACCGACGTCACGCTCAGCCTCCACCTCTCCACCCTGCTGCCCGCGAGCGTGCCGGCGGATCCGGAAGCGGCTCCGGGCGCGGAGGGCGCCGCCGCCGACCGGCTGGTGCGCGAACTGCGCGAGCTGCGGTTGCTGGTCGTCCGGGCCACGCCCGGGACGCTCGCTCCCGGCGCGGCCGAGGTCGGCGAGCGGATGCTGGGCTACCGCGACGACGAGGCGCTGCCGGAGGGCACGCCCGCGGTCCAGGACGTCTACCGGGGTCTCGGCGACCTCGCCCGCGCCATGCTCGGCCTGCGGCTGACGCTGGAGGAGGAGCCCGCCGCGTCCGAGGACGACAGTCCGGAGACGGCCCGCTCCCGGGAGGAGCTGGAGGCCGAGGACATCTCGCTCCAGGCCGACGAGGACGTCTCCCACGAGCCCACCGGCATCGACCGGCCGACCACCCGGGCCGCCTTCCAGGTCACCGTCGGCTCGGCGCTGGCCATCCTCGGCGGCGAGCTGCTGTCCGCGCAGCGCTGGTACTGGGCGGTGCTGACCTGCTGGGTGGTCTTCCTCAACACCTCCTCGACCGGCGAGATCCTGATGAAGGGCTACCGACGGCTGGCCGGGACGATCGGCGGCGTCGTCGCCGGGATCGGCCTGGCCGCGCTGGTCGGCGGCCACACCTGGAGCGCCTTCGCGCTGGTGGTCCTCTGCATCTTCGGCATGTTCTTCACCGCGCCGCTGTCGTACATGCTGATGTCCTTCTTCGTCACCACCATGCTCGGACTGCTCTACACCCTGCTGCACACCTACAGCGCCTCGGTCCTGTTGCTGCGGATCGAGGAGACGCTGTTGGGCGCGGTCTGCGGGCTGATCGCGGCGGTGGCGATCCTGCCGGTCCGCACCCGCCGGCGCACCGACGACCTGTTGGTCGACGTACTGGAGAAGCTCCGGGGGACCCTGGAGCAGACGGTGGCGGCGCTGAGCGGCGGCCGACCGGGCGACCTGCTGGACGCGGCCCGCGAGCTGGACACCGCCCTGGACACCCTGCGCGGCTCGGTGCAGCCGCTGACCCATCCGGCCAGTCCGCTGCGCAGCCGACGCCGCCGGGCCGGCTACATCCTGGGCCTGCTGGAGACCTGCGCCTACCACGCGCGGAGTCTCGCCGCGACGGCCGGGTTCGTTCCCAGCGCCCTCCACGCCGACCCCCGGCTGGCCGACGCCGGACGGCAGTTGGACGCCAATCTGGAGGTGCTGGCCGACTTCGTCCGGAGCGGCGGGAAGTCGCGCGGCCGACTCGACGGCTCGGCGCTCGCCCCCCGCCCCGACCAGCCTCCCGTCGTGCCCGCCGCCTCCACCACGCCCACCACGCCCACCCTGCCCGCCGTCCCCGCCGTCCCCACCCTCCCCGCCGTCCCCGTCCGGAATGATCCGCTGGTCACGGTCAGAGTGCTGCGGCATCTCCAGCGGCTGAACGAGAGCATCCTCGGGCTGGGCCGCCCGCTGGGCCTGGGCCCGGCCGAGCGCAGCGTGCCGCCGCGCTGA
- a CDS encoding PaaI family thioesterase, with protein sequence MEGTTWGSGTGLDRIRQLLAAAELDRTAPYDVLGLRFAAAEKGRVEFAWTPGAGVLNRGGVVHGGYISAALDEAGGVAAISLSEPATPFLTMSLNVDFLRPLLPGLSYAVVGTVLQSGRLRTLVHSTITDDLGRLCAQGAAALTPNRKLLESLSGDAG encoded by the coding sequence ATGGAAGGCACCACCTGGGGCAGCGGCACCGGACTGGATCGGATCCGGCAGCTGTTGGCGGCAGCGGAGCTGGACCGCACCGCCCCCTACGACGTGCTCGGACTGCGGTTCGCCGCAGCCGAGAAGGGCCGGGTGGAGTTCGCCTGGACCCCGGGCGCCGGGGTGCTCAACCGGGGCGGGGTGGTGCACGGCGGATACATCTCCGCCGCGCTGGACGAGGCCGGCGGGGTCGCTGCGATCAGCCTCAGCGAGCCGGCGACGCCGTTCCTGACGATGAGTCTGAATGTCGACTTCCTGCGTCCGCTGCTGCCCGGCCTGTCCTACGCGGTGGTCGGTACCGTGCTGCAGAGCGGTCGGCTGCGCACGCTGGTGCACAGCACGATCACCGACGACCTGGGCCGCCTCTGCGCCCAGGGCGCGGCCGCGTTGACCCCGAACCGGAAGCTGCTGGAGTCGCTGTCGGGCGACGCCGGGTGA
- a CDS encoding DUF3099 domain-containing protein, producing the protein MQAHQRHVRYFVMMSTCVGLFVLAWGVVRFYSVGAAIGMCVVAMIIPPVAAILANSRDRDDDWWNDPRWDDPDWKDPGHDRDRPDHEQRPPGR; encoded by the coding sequence GTGCAGGCTCACCAGCGCCATGTCCGGTACTTCGTCATGATGAGCACCTGTGTCGGGCTGTTCGTCCTGGCGTGGGGAGTCGTGCGCTTCTACTCGGTCGGCGCCGCGATCGGCATGTGCGTGGTCGCCATGATCATCCCGCCGGTCGCCGCGATCCTGGCCAACTCCAGGGACCGCGACGACGACTGGTGGAACGACCCGCGCTGGGACGACCCGGACTGGAAGGACCCCGGCCACGACCGTGACCGGCCCGACCACGAGCAGCGCCCGCCGGGCCGGTGA
- a CDS encoding oxygenase MpaB family protein has protein sequence MAKAKRTGVEPHEDYGFFGPGSVVWKVWGYPTSLTVGFQRAVVVEELDPPLVAAVHGTQGIYQRPRTRYDRTLRYFAMVAFAGSREVCRAADVLVKVHAKAIGQLPYSDGTYDANDPASQLWIQLTGWHSILYAYEKYGPGKLTAEEESEYWSACAVAAELQTCSPDDVPRTREGVRAYFDRMRPRLSASPIARQAMHHLLRTELVLPPTPRWAKPAGLVVAAAQRTATIATMPRWMRELAGIRQPRLLDVLIVPVMKASFALVHRHPKLELRLLGRLSPSTVSAIAPISLGIPPRNEEVLTPAEARARYGYPKPAEAHVDLRARQAARILNDGKAPSEQGLIESQEILGPLS, from the coding sequence ATGGCGAAGGCGAAGCGCACCGGAGTCGAACCGCACGAGGACTACGGCTTCTTCGGTCCGGGCTCGGTGGTGTGGAAGGTCTGGGGCTACCCCACGTCGCTGACGGTGGGCTTCCAGCGGGCCGTGGTGGTGGAGGAGCTCGACCCTCCGCTGGTGGCCGCCGTCCACGGAACCCAGGGCATCTACCAGCGTCCCCGCACCCGCTACGACCGCACCTTGCGCTACTTCGCCATGGTGGCCTTCGCCGGTTCGCGCGAGGTGTGCAGGGCCGCGGATGTCCTGGTCAAGGTCCACGCCAAGGCGATCGGTCAGCTGCCCTACAGCGACGGGACCTACGACGCCAACGACCCCGCCTCGCAGCTGTGGATCCAGCTCACCGGCTGGCACTCGATCCTCTACGCGTACGAGAAGTACGGCCCCGGCAAGCTCACCGCGGAGGAGGAGTCGGAGTACTGGTCCGCCTGCGCGGTCGCCGCGGAACTGCAGACCTGCTCCCCCGACGACGTCCCCCGCACCCGCGAGGGCGTCCGGGCGTACTTCGACCGGATGCGCCCCCGGCTGTCCGCCAGTCCGATCGCCCGGCAGGCCATGCACCACCTCCTGCGGACCGAGCTCGTCCTGCCGCCGACGCCCCGCTGGGCGAAACCGGCCGGCCTGGTCGTCGCGGCTGCGCAGCGGACCGCCACCATCGCCACCATGCCGCGCTGGATGCGCGAGCTGGCCGGGATCCGTCAGCCGCGCCTCCTCGACGTCCTGATCGTGCCGGTCATGAAGGCATCCTTCGCGCTCGTCCACCGCCACCCGAAGCTCGAACTCCGGCTGCTGGGACGGCTCTCCCCCTCCACGGTTTCGGCGATCGCCCCGATATCGCTGGGCATTCCTCCGCGCAACGAAGAGGTACTGACGCCCGCCGAGGCCCGCGCCCGCTACGGCTACCCCAAACCCGCCGAAGCACATGTCGACCTCCGCGCCCGGCAGGCCGCACGCATCCTGAACGACGGCAAGGCGCCCAGCGAACAGGGGCTGATCGAGTCCCAGGAGATTCTGGGGCCGCTCTCGTGA
- a CDS encoding TetR/AcrR family transcriptional regulator produces the protein MPASTASEASPRKRRPYAPRVPLAERREQLLDAALAVIVSDGYDRVSIDAIAKRAVVVRSVVYGAFENLDALLNALLDRQQARAFERLLETLPDGAGLSDPAAFAAETVRRMSTMLREDPDTWRLILLTPGTLPSVVRERIEADRERFRLRVARWISVILADRQDSEFDPHVLAHALVACAEHFGRTALTDPDRFDPLHLVGQVELLLRAVWPARRA, from the coding sequence GTGCCAGCATCCACAGCTTCGGAAGCCAGTCCGCGCAAGCGGCGCCCCTACGCCCCACGCGTCCCGTTGGCCGAACGCCGCGAGCAGCTGCTCGACGCGGCCCTGGCCGTGATCGTGAGCGACGGCTACGACCGGGTCTCCATCGATGCCATCGCCAAGCGCGCCGTGGTCGTACGGTCGGTGGTCTACGGCGCCTTCGAGAACCTGGACGCCCTGCTGAACGCCCTGCTCGACCGACAGCAGGCACGCGCCTTCGAACGGCTGCTGGAGACGCTTCCGGACGGGGCCGGCCTGAGCGACCCCGCTGCCTTCGCCGCCGAGACCGTGCGCCGGATGTCCACGATGCTCCGCGAGGACCCGGACACATGGCGGCTGATCCTGCTCACCCCGGGGACCCTGCCCAGCGTCGTTCGCGAGCGCATCGAGGCGGACCGGGAAAGGTTCCGGCTCCGGGTCGCCCGCTGGATCTCCGTCATCCTGGCCGACCGTCAGGATTCCGAGTTCGACCCGCACGTCCTCGCCCACGCACTCGTCGCCTGCGCAGAACACTTCGGCCGCACCGCGCTCACCGATCCCGACAGATTCGACCCGCTGCACCTGGTCGGCCAGGTGGAGCTGCTGCTCCGGGCCGTCTGGCCCGCGCGCCGGGCCTGA
- a CDS encoding glutaminase — protein sequence MLDEVQRAVRATAVPGKVATSIPALAGADPEGFGFAVAGLHRGEEVQGVGDWEVPFSVQSVSKVFTLALVLAADGDALWRLVGKEPSGSPFNSLAQLEREGGIPRNPFVNAGALIVTDRLQTLTGDASGALRAFLRTESGNPALDFDPRISRSEHQHAHRNAALANLLADYGRLDNPVPLVLDQYIRQCSLAMSCRDLALAARFLAHHGVCADGSRLLTRSEAKRINAVMLIGGTYDAAGEFAHRVGLPAKSGIGGGILAVVPGRCAVCAWGPALDGHGNSVAAITALDHFTTYTGWSVF from the coding sequence GTGCTGGACGAGGTCCAGCGGGCAGTGCGGGCGACCGCGGTACCGGGGAAGGTCGCCACGTCCATCCCGGCACTGGCCGGCGCGGACCCGGAGGGCTTCGGCTTCGCCGTAGCCGGGCTCCACCGCGGCGAGGAGGTACAGGGGGTCGGCGACTGGGAGGTCCCGTTCTCCGTCCAGTCCGTCTCCAAGGTCTTCACCCTCGCCCTGGTCCTGGCCGCCGACGGCGACGCCCTGTGGCGCCTGGTCGGCAAGGAGCCGTCCGGGTCCCCGTTCAACTCCCTTGCCCAGCTGGAGCGCGAAGGCGGGATCCCGCGCAACCCGTTCGTGAACGCCGGCGCGCTGATCGTCACCGATCGGCTGCAGACCTTGACCGGGGACGCCAGCGGCGCCCTGCGCGCCTTCCTGCGGACCGAGAGCGGCAACCCGGCGCTCGACTTCGACCCCCGGATATCGCGCTCCGAGCACCAGCACGCCCACCGGAACGCCGCTCTGGCCAACCTGCTGGCCGACTACGGCAGGCTCGACAACCCCGTGCCGCTCGTGCTCGACCAGTACATCCGGCAGTGCTCCCTCGCCATGAGCTGCCGCGACCTGGCCCTGGCCGCACGCTTCCTGGCCCACCACGGCGTCTGCGCCGACGGCAGCCGCCTGCTCACCCGCAGCGAGGCCAAACGCATCAACGCCGTCATGCTCATCGGCGGCACCTACGACGCCGCAGGCGAGTTCGCCCACCGCGTCGGCCTGCCCGCCAAGAGCGGCATCGGCGGCGGCATCCTCGCGGTGGTCCCCGGGCGCTGCGCCGTGTGCGCCTGGGGGCCGGCACTCGACGGACACGGCAACTCCGTTGCCGCGATCACTGCCCTGGACCACTTCACCACGTACACGGGCTGGTCGGTCTTCTGA
- a CDS encoding N(4)-(beta-N-acetylglucosaminyl)-L-asparaginase → MTDPVIIGSERSEAGLPTGMEVLSRGGSALDAVEAAMRRCEDNLADHYVGTGGLPNAQGVVELDASVMLGSSRSFGSVGALRGYPNPISVARAVLERLPQHCMLVGEGAALFAEENGFTTAELLTDEARALWRAQLLAAGAAESAKSVEGENTAAVAGDRRYRSESLDLVRRLAPHEGPWGTINIIALDAAGEMCVGVSTSGYPFKYPGRVGDSAVPGAGNWCDLRAGGAACTGRGELSMRGGTARTIVELMAGGEQPAEACRLGLADAATLPDEFRAELRALALTPDGRHGGAAGQFGSVYAVMTTGSTEPELHPRAVL, encoded by the coding sequence ATGACGGACCCGGTGATCATCGGGAGCGAACGCAGCGAGGCCGGCCTGCCGACCGGCATGGAGGTGCTGAGCCGAGGCGGATCCGCACTGGACGCCGTGGAGGCGGCGATGCGGCGCTGCGAGGACAACCTCGCGGACCACTACGTCGGTACCGGCGGCCTGCCCAACGCCCAGGGGGTGGTCGAGCTCGACGCCTCGGTGATGCTCGGGTCGAGCCGGAGCTTCGGCTCGGTGGGGGCACTCCGCGGCTACCCCAACCCGATCTCGGTGGCCCGCGCCGTGCTGGAGAGGCTGCCGCAGCACTGCATGCTGGTCGGCGAGGGCGCGGCGCTGTTCGCCGAGGAGAACGGCTTCACCACGGCCGAGCTGCTCACCGACGAGGCGCGCGCGCTCTGGCGCGCGCAGCTGCTCGCGGCGGGCGCGGCCGAGTCCGCGAAGTCCGTCGAGGGCGAGAACACCGCTGCCGTGGCCGGCGACCGGCGCTACCGCTCGGAGTCGCTCGACCTGGTCCGCCGACTGGCGCCGCACGAAGGGCCGTGGGGCACCATCAACATCATCGCCCTGGACGCCGCCGGGGAGATGTGCGTCGGGGTCTCCACCTCCGGCTACCCGTTCAAGTACCCGGGCCGGGTCGGCGACTCCGCCGTGCCGGGCGCGGGGAACTGGTGCGACCTCCGGGCCGGCGGAGCCGCCTGCACCGGCCGGGGCGAGCTGAGCATGCGCGGCGGGACCGCCCGCACCATCGTCGAGCTGATGGCCGGCGGCGAGCAGCCGGCCGAGGCCTGCCGCCTCGGGCTCGCCGACGCGGCGACCCTCCCGGACGAGTTCCGGGCCGAGCTGCGGGCGCTGGCGCTCACCCCGGACGGACGCCACGGCGGGGCGGCCGGCCAGTTCGGCAGCGTCTACGCGGTGATGACCACCGGCTCGACCGAGCCGGAGCTGCACCCCCGGGCCGTGCTGTGA